Within Quercus lobata isolate SW786 chromosome 5, ValleyOak3.0 Primary Assembly, whole genome shotgun sequence, the genomic segment TACACCGAAAACATCAAATCATAGACGGGTAAGAAGGTAACTATATGAAAACCTTCAACAAAACATCAAGGAGAATCCAACACAAACCCGCATGAATGACTTCAGCAGGGGCACCAAAATTGATCGGTAGTCATAATTAGTTACCGCATTAATTTTCCTCCCTGTCTGATCCATAATAATAGTAGCTGTCCTGATTATAGCATCCAATTTGTAAAGCTGCAACAACAAACATGCTAAGATTCAATCCTATAGAAGTTCATCAAGCATCATCTTTAATATCACACACAGCTAGGAAAATTTGACAGGTTCATAAATTTGGCTATATCATACCTTTGCAGCCATCTCATCAATCTGCTTCTCAatccacaattttatttcattgtccACATGATCTTCTCTCAAAATATTCCATAAGATATCCAACTCGAAAATATTACCATTTGTGCTTGCAATCTGTCTCTGATTTGACAAGAGATACTTGTAGCTCAATGGTTCGTACCCAaactcttctcttctcttatcTTCTTTAACACATATACTCTCCAAATTCTGCCATACCTTAATGTCTCTCAAATATTgtacttttttctcacaaatgTTCAGCAACCGGTGAAATTCAGCCTCATAGATCTTGAAAAGCTCTTTCCCTTGACTTCTACTAGCTTCTCTCAAATTTGTCCACTGCTTTAATTGCTCCCCAATATTAGTACCTCCCTTCAATAACCAATCCAAAATATCATCTTTATATTCATCATCATTTAATTCGATTTCATCATCAGCGCTAGAAGTAACAGCAGCTCCATCATTTGGCACCATAAGCTCTCCACGCAACATTCTCTTGTCGAAAACTACACAAGAGAAGTCCTCATTGAAAACAATCTTCTCATTATTAGCAACACTATGCTCACCTATAGCCTTCTCCATCTCAAGACTCAAGATGAGCCTCCGTAACCCGCAAATATTAGCAAGATCATCCAAGAACTCTAACACAAGATTAAGCTCAGAGATGTCAAGAAAGCACACTGAGAGCAGGGTGTGGTCTATCCCATATTTCATAAGCAGCTGTTCCGGGACTCGCTTCTTCAGCATTTCCAATATCAAGTTCATCAACGCTGAAAGATGACTAGAacaaaaacatttataaataaGTAACAGGCGTAACTTTATTCGAACTTCGATAATGATCTCTTCACGCCGGATATCTTCACAATAAGGCcacttttttttcatgaaatctTTATCTCCACCCTCGTTTCTTGACAGATCTTCCAACATTTTCTTAGCTTCGACCACGTTCACGGGTTTCCATTTTCCTGATTGAACAGTGTCCCAGAGTGAATCCAATAAAAATTCTGGACGGACTGAATCTAACTCATCGGAAAAAGTCCCTAAATGCACACTATTCATATGCTCCCCAGTCAATTTGGCAtcgaaaaacctctctccgcACCAACAACACTCTGCGTTACATGAAAACTTCCAATTCTTCGCCCCCGTCGCGTACTCCACCGCCTGTTTCATCACCTCCATGGCCATTTTGTTCTTAGCAAAATTGAGTTTAAGGTCTTCGATTTGAATCCTCAACAAATCCTTCTTTTGCTCCATAGTCATCGTGTCATTCCAGAAAGTCTTGACTCGTCTCTCCACCGTATCGACATCCAACACGACTACTTTCTTGAGGTTCTTGATCTTTCTTTTGCTTTCTGGCAAAGGCATCAATTCTAGCGTTTCGAAGTTCTTATTCGCTGTTATAGCTCTCTCTTCGATCTCTTCCTTTCGTTCTTGTAGTTCTTGAATCTCATTCTTTAAATTTTCCAAGTATTTAGTGTCTATGAGATACTTGCTTTGTAGTTTGATGAGTCTGAGACACGTTCTGAATTCTTCAATTCGGGGCTCTGTGGCCAAATCTTCTGGGGCAAATTCGATGGCTAAACCAGCATCGCAAGCTTCTATCACAGGTTCATGGCCGGCATTGGCGTCATATTCAGTTAACTTGAAGAGTGCGTTGACATGGAAGAACCAGCAGGCGAGGGAGTTGGGGCACAAGTGCACGGCTCGCTTGGATAAGTCCACCGCTTCTTTGACGTGATTGAAAGTTTCGGCGAGTTGGAGGAGACCGTCGTCAGATGAAACGGGAGTGGTGGAGTGTTCGGCAGAAAACACGAATTTTAAGTGACAGAAGCTGAGGGCAGCGAGAGCAAGAGCGGAGCTTGGGTGTTGGGACAGAGTGGCCTCGACAAGAGTCAAGGCTTTGGTGTAGTTCCcattttggttttctttcatGGCGTCTTCCACTTCTTTGGTGATGGTGGGGGATTGATCATCAACATCGGAGAGTGATGGAGGTGCACGTGCATTGCGtttcttcttgatcttcattttggagggaaatcgaGAATAGGGGAAGAGTGGTTTGAATCTAGCTAATTGGTTTTACGAAGGAAGTTAAAGTGGGTGAGCCGAATCTATATATATGACACGAAGAGCAAAGGCCCAAATGCGGAAAAAAGGATTTTAACCAGTCTCAACgaggttgtttttttttttttttttgataagaaatagTTTCAATCTACTGTATCTGATTATTACTTTTTACCTTCAGACTAATCGAACTTTAGATCTTTATTTAATGAGAGACtttataaaataagttttttttttgagagaaaagatagcttgttgattttattgatacTTTATCAAATAAGTTAATTGAAACCACAAAAGCCAAATAGAGGAATAAACTAATGCAATATGTTTAgtttaacttttatattttttgttttaaagatGGTCAATTTCAACGAAAATTTAAGGATATTCATATAAATAGCTAGTACATTAAactatatagtttcaaaaatacTAACTAAATCCTAACTTAATCTATTGGtacatttcaaaataataataataataataaaaataaataactttgaGAAAGAgggatgagaagaaaaatatgTGATGTCAAACCAACATTCTTGatatgggttttattttttagtaatgCTAATACCACAACTTTTGACACAACTTGTTTACATATCTAGTTTTAAGTAGTAAAGTTGTGGAACCACATAGACCTATTACTCTTACCCTACCACTCACAGCTTGCCACGTGGGCAAGTTGTgatcttaacatttttttttttttttttttgcatttaagaagctcaattttttttaattgatatggTTATTTTGGCATTTGAGAGGTTGTTGCCTAAGaattatgtatttgtttttggttttcgGTATGTAGATTTAATTAACTTAGGGTGTTTTAGCCTtttaggttgattttgagtATTTTGGGGTATAggtcttattattttttatgagttttttaaaatataattcaagAGTTGGAAGAGGGGAAAGTTGAATCTTAGATGTCTTTGTTGTGAATAtcataaatcccacaaaatacaagggaataaattaatgcaattacaacactttttgttatGGAATAAAGCTAATAtaaatgttatgtgaaaaaccATAACTTAACAATCACCATTTTtcctctcaatctctctctgcCTCCTTAACAAGAGTGACTTGTATTTAGTGCTCATTAATAAAGTCTATCATCCCTTAAATCTAGGAGAGAGAAGTTGATAAAAATGTTACAACAAATTaacatatatatgaaaattatagtttaaattatattatatttttaataagaatttaatatatagtgatattgcaatgattttagaaaatgttactaaaataaatttatactttaTTGTAGTAGTTATTATGATGAATGCTGttgatttatttaaattttgaagtgATCTTATAAACGCGTCTTAAAAAACATTGCTATGAGCACTTGCATTAGTGGGCCTTTGAGGCTATGagtgtataatagaaaatacgtaaaatttacaaatttttgcttaaaaatgaCTTACCTCAATAAGGgcttaattatgtaaatttataaatttgttacaGTGATCATgtaaatttaaaagatatatatatatatatatattttttttttggatagaatgaTTCATATTGTATccgttctctttttttttttttttttttttttttcaattatgaaGTAAGAGAATATATGGTAattgttatgtgtgaaaaaagaaaaataatttaaaaaattaatatattaaagacatatagtgtaaaataaataatttaatatgagGATTTCTTTTATAGGAATGAGGATGTTTTGAAATGTGagaatgtaaaatttaaaaaaaaaaaaaaaaaaaaacttaattaaaaatgagtttttttttttaaaaaaaaaaagattatctaagaaaagaaaggtttttaatcttctaaaaataaattaaaaaattatatatttttggcaGACTCCCGCCACAATTCCAAAACTCTCCCACTAAAATTTGCCTATCCT encodes:
- the LOC115990079 gene encoding uncharacterized protein LOC115990079, producing MKIKKKRNARAPPSLSDVDDQSPTITKEVEDAMKENQNGNYTKALTLVEATLSQHPSSALALAALSFCHLKFVFSAEHSTTPVSSDDGLLQLAETFNHVKEAVDLSKRAVHLCPNSLACWFFHVNALFKLTEYDANAGHEPVIEACDAGLAIEFAPEDLATEPRIEEFRTCLRLIKLQSKYLIDTKYLENLKNEIQELQERKEEIEERAITANKNFETLELMPLPESKRKIKNLKKVVVLDVDTVERRVKTFWNDTMTMEQKKDLLRIQIEDLKLNFAKNKMAMEVMKQAVEYATGAKNWKFSCNAECCWCGERFFDAKLTGEHMNSVHLGTFSDELDSVRPEFLLDSLWDTVQSGKWKPVNVVEAKKMLEDLSRNEGGDKDFMKKKWPYCEDIRREEIIIEVRIKLRLLLIYKCFCSSHLSALMNLILEMLKKRVPEQLLMKYGIDHTLLSVCFLDISELNLVLEFLDDLANICGLRRLILSLEMEKAIGEHSVANNEKIVFNEDFSCVVFDKRMLRGELMVPNDGAAVTSSADDEIELNDDEYKDDILDWLLKGGTNIGEQLKQWTNLREASRSQGKELFKIYEAEFHRLLNICEKKVQYLRDIKVWQNLESICVKEDKRREEFGYEPLSYKYLLSNQRQIASTNGNIFELDILWNILREDHVDNEIKLWIEKQIDEMAAKLYKLDAIIRTATIIMDQTGRKINAAQLEELANKDAEKKYEAVEEALLSEFEDLDKKKKTDRGGGNARQGQGNSKEKNKKRDKIKSKK